The Mytilus galloprovincialis chromosome 3, xbMytGall1.hap1.1, whole genome shotgun sequence genomic interval cacaagggtacatagaGGATTCTAAAATGTTACAAAGTAAAAACGTATAAAATCATAACTTTATTCAACTTCATGTGTATGTCATTTCATACAAAACACACTtgaattaacaataaaaacagtaaaaaaagcacaatttatctagttaaaaaagcaatttttttttactattttcttGGAATTGCATAGAATATACTACTTACAATAAAAAGGTTATTGCATGACATTAAATATAACAAATCTACCAAATTTCATGTAgtgaggaaaacttacatttttGTGGAGATTTGATTTCATGGTTGGCAAAGTTTGCTCATATTCCTATACAATAATTGTATTTCAATGAGCATTGAAATATGTGGTTCTCCTGTTCCCAAGATTTCCACAAAGATTGGtaaccaaaacaaaaatatttcacaatatattataaaaaaaaagtatgatagtTTTGATCAGAAACAATAAgttaaaattgtcaaattgtatTTTTCAGTAATGTAATAGACCTGAGAAAGCAGTATAAAGATgcctttttaaagaaatttggacTTAAACTAGGATTCATGTCAGCTTTTGTGAAAGCCTCAGCTTATGCTCTGACTGATCAACCCGTTGTTAATGCTGTGATAGACAATAAAGAAATTTCATATAGAGACTACATTGACATTTCTGTAGCAGTATCAACGCCAAAGGTACTCCGGAAAACTGTGGATTACGGTTGATTTATTTCTTGTGTAACTTCTTTCAAGGAAGTTTAAATAACATCGGCAAAGAAGATGGTCATGAACATAAACTTAGTTGACCATGATTTATGATCTTgggttattatatacattttaagaaGTATATCAGTAGATACTTTATAATCACATGGTTTGTATGTCAAGGTGATAAATATAGGTCAGTATTCAGAAATTTTCCCTTTCCTACATAATCTCAAGGAACTCactttttgttcaaaatatttgtataatcttttgaATTTTGATAGGTCTTGTTGCTAAATTCAGAAAACTAAACCAAGTATGTGAATAATTCATTTTGTGTGACTAAGGATAGGGAAAGTTTAGTTAAACTAGATGTTCTAGAAGCCAACTTAAAAGAGTATTTGTAAACCAAACTCAAAGAGTAATAGAAAAATTGGTTAGATGAACCCTTAGTAACAGACAAGTTCAATGGCTTGATAAATCATGCTATCCAATTTTGTACTaaattctttttttacaaaaacatcaaattcCTTATCAttctgaatgaatgaatgaatcttttaTTGCAGAAGCATAGACATGCTATGGCAAAATTAACAACATATATTCTGTAAACTTAtcctattttaattatttaaacattatgTCATGACTAAATTGGTTTGATTGAGATTTAAGATTTATTAATATGCAGTTATTTAATTGACAATTCAAACCTTTTAGTGGTAAAGTATGGAAAAGtttaatttgtatatattgtactTTGAAATGTAAAGGTAAATGACATAAATTGCTAGAATTTGATTGTTCTTGATAACAATTGGACAAAAAGCTATGTAAACATCGAAATGACACTAACTTTAAGACAAAGGACTTGTAGCACCTAGATAAATGAAAGTTAAATGCATCTTTTGATTTTgagatttctttttgttttttatcacTGGTGAAGATGGTAAAATAAACAAAGACCTGAATTTTGTGTATGCTGTCCACTCTGACAGTTAAATCACCCATTGCTATGCAGATGTCGTTTATATTCCATTATCAATATTATAAAATGTTACATCTAAAAGATTTAACCTAACTAGGGGTTTATTTTTGCACTTTCTGCAGGATTAATAAAAATGCCCATCAAATCCAGGGAAGGTGGTTTTAgtcttttaaagattttatttttgcatAGAAAagttttttaggttttttttgtaaaaaagttCAGATGAATCATAACAGAGTAGTTAGTCTCATACAGGATAGAGGAAATTTGGTACCTTTAGCCTTACTTGTAAAATCTTTGCTTTACATTGGATATTGCTGTCAAAAGCATCCAATTCATTTTTGCAACAATGCAATTCAGTAATAGGAAGTGATTGCCAAATCATGTATTGCTGGAGAGAAAGGTAAATCACTTCTGGGGACCTGCTTAATAATTCTATAATTGAAGTTTATGATCTAATGTTTGCCAGTTAACAGCAATATCTGTTGTACCTGAATTAACAATGATATAAGTTGGCCATTTGGATCATATGAAATTCAAAAACCTgatttatgtttgtatttttaatgCACAGGTTTGTAacttatttacatatatttttcagGGTTTAGTGGTGCCTGTTATACGAAGTGTCGAAAAAATGAATTATGCCGATATAGAAAAAGAAATAGCATCATTAGGTGAAAAGGTAAAAAAGGACTACGGTATTTGCATTAggccataaaaaaagaatatgtctttttgccctaaccctacctacccaaaaaatagctgccgtctcaaaatcttttattgctctgatgtaaaaatgttttttttaatcagataggcttGAAGATTTAAAAACATCAATTTCACATTTTATGGGGAAAAAAAGAAATTGCTAACCTACCTACACAATGTCTCTACCtctgggtagggtttgggcaaaccaaaatatattTAAGTGTGGCCTTAATGGTTTTTTTGCTCAAAATATGGCACAAAGATATCTCAGTAGTCAGTAGACAAGATAATATTACAATGCCATTACCGGTTTATAAGTTATGGTCAGAAAACATTCTTTATCTTTAGGTAGGTAGGCAACAAGGAAAGAAAGATCAAGGTAGCATATATTGAACTTTCAAAAGAATGTGGATTagtttttatatgaattataattatttatatatataaaaattaattttgcggtagtatattggtatgacgtcgtattcatcgtccgaagacacattggttttcgctttataactttagtttaagtaaatagaaatctatgaaatttaaacacaaggtttatgaccacaaaaggaaggatgggattgattttgggagttttggtcccaacagtttaggaattaggggccaaaaaagggcccaaataagcattattcttggttttcgcacaataactttagtataagcaaatagaaatctatgaaatttaaacacaaggtttatgaacacaaaaggaaggtttggtgattttgggaggtttggtcccaacagtttaggaataaggggccaaaaggggcccaaataagcatttttcttggtttttcgcaccataactttagtataagtaaatataaatgtatgagatttaaacacaaggtttatgaccataaaaggaaggttgggattgattttggaagttttggtcccaacagtttaggaattaggggcccagagggtccaaaattaaacgttgaatgatttcatcaaaaattgaataattggggttctttgatatgccgaatctaactgtgtatgtagattcttaatttttggtcccgttttcaaattggtctacattaaggtgcaaagggtccaaaattaaacttagtttgattttaacaaaaattgaattcttggggttctttgatatgctgaatctaaacatgtacttagatttttgattatgggcccagttttctagttggtccaaatcggagtccaaaattaaactttgtttgatttcaacaaaaattgaatccttggggttctttgatatgctgaatttaaacatgtatttagatttttgtcgagcctgcaacttttgttgcagaaagctcgacatagggatagtgatccggcggcggcgttagctcacttcttaaaagctttatattttagaaggtggaagacctggatgcttcatactttgtatatagatgcttcatgttacgaagtttccgtcaatcacatgtccaatgtccttgacctcattttcatggttcagtgatgaccacttgaaaaaaaagttcaaattttttgtaatgttgaattctctcttattataagtaataggataactatatttgatatgtgcggaccttgcaaggtcctcgtgtctgtcagacagttttcacttgacctcgacctcatttcatggatcagtgaacaaggttaagttttggtggtcaagtccatatctcagatactataagcaatagggctagtatattcggtgtatggaaggactgtaaggtgtacatgtccaactggcaggtgtcatctgaccttgacctcattttcatggttcagtggttatagttgaatttttatacgaccgcaaaatttgaaaattttttcgtcgtatattgctatcacgttggcgtccgcatcgtcgtcgtcgtcgtccggcgtccgaatacttttagttttcgcactctaactttagtaaaagtgaatggaaatctatgaaattttaacacaaggtttatgaccacaaaaggaaggttggtattgattttgggagttttggtcccaacattttaggaattaggggccaaaaaaggcccaaataagcattttcttggttttcgcactataactttagttttagttaatagaaatctatgaaattttgacacaaggtttatgaccacaaaagaacggttgggattgattttgggagtttaggtttcaacagtttaggaattaggggccaaaaaagggcccaaataagcattattcttggttttcgcacaataactttagtttaagtaaatagaaatcaatgaaatttaaacacaatgttaatgactacaaaaggaaggttggtattgattttgggagtttaggtcccaacagtttaggaattaggggccaaaaagggacccaaataagcatttttcttggttttcgcaccataacgttagtataagtaaataaaaatctaggaaatttaaacacaaggtttatgaccataaaaggaaggttggttttgattttgggagttttggtcccaacagaataaggggcccaaagggtccaaaattaaactttgtttgatttcatcaaaattgaataattggggttctttgatatgccgaatctaactgtcatgactgtgtatgtagattcttaacttttggtcccgttttcaaattggtctacattaaggtccaaagggtccaaaattaaacttagtttgattttgacaaaaaatgaatcagttaggttctttgatatgctgaatctaaaaatgtacttagattcttgattattggcccagttttcaagttggtccaaatcggggtccaaaattaaactttgtttgatttcatcaaaaattgaataaatggggttctttgatataccaaatctaactgtgtatgtagattcttcatttttggtcctgttttcaaattggtctacactaaagtccaaagggtccaaaattaaacttagtctgatttcaacaaaaattgaaatcttagggttctttgatatgctgaatccaaaaatgtgcttagattttttattatgggcccagttttcaagttggtccaaatcaggatctaaaattattatattaagtattgtgcaatagcaagtcttttcaattgcacagtattgcgcaatggcaagaaatatctaattgcacaatattgtgaaatagcaattttttttttaattagagttatctttctttgtccagaatagtaagcaagaaatatctaattgcaaaatattgtgcaatagcaagatttttttttaattggagttatctttctttgtccagaatcaacttaaatctttgttatatacaatatacaatgtatattcactttttactaccaactgataaattataataaataacattcagtgataacaagcagttttttttacatcttaatattttatgatgtatttaaatgagtagttattgttgcaaactccattagaaattttaattgagattagttgtggaataagggaaagggggatgtgattaaaaaaattgggttcaatttttctcatttgaaatttcataaataaaaaagaaaatttcttcaaacatttttatgccccacctacgatagtagaggggcattatgttttctggtctgtgcattcgtccgtccatctgtccgttcgttcgtccgtccgttcgtccgtccgtctgtcccgcttcaggttaaagtttttggtcaaggtagtttttgatgaagtttaagtctaatcgacttcaaacttagtacacatgtcccctatgatatgatctttctaattttaatgccaaattagagtttttaccccaatttcacggtccactgaacatggaaaatgatagtgtgagtggggcattcgtgtactgaggacacattcttgttttgagaggattaatattcaacagcatagtgaattgctctaagagaaaacaaaaattttaagttcattagaacacattcattctgtgtcagaaacctatgctgtgtcaactatttaatcacaatccaaatttagagctgaatccagcttgaatgttgtgtccatacttgccccaaccgttcagggttcaacctctgcggtcgtataaagctacgccctgcggagcatctggttgtgttttggtctgtttttctcataccatatgcaataggtctactatatttgttgtatggaatgattgttaagtgtacatgtctagcgggcagatgtcatgtgaccttgacctcatttttatggttcagtggtcaaagttaagtttttgagttttggtctttttatctaaggCTATATGCCaatggtcaactatatttggtgtatggaaatattttatgatctttatgtcagtcgagcaggtttttttaaccgtgacctcattttcacggttcattgcacagtgttaagtttttgtgttttggtctatttttcttaaactataagtaatgtgtcaactatataattatgttgtatagaagcaatgttagctgtacctgtctgcctggcatggttcatctgacctggacctctttttcaaggttcatgggtctttgtttagttatcttggttaatattaagtttatgtgacagttgtaataaagcttagctttatacttaggactatcaacataatatcaatgattagtatagaaggcgagacatttcagcgtgtgcactcttgttgattataggcccagttgtcaagttggtccaaatcggggtctaaaattaaactttgtttgatttcaacaaaaattgaatatatggggttctttgatatatgctgaatctaaccatgtatttagattttggatattggaccataacaggtaaatgtccaatttaaaatttttaagtttttaagtttaagttcttagaccatattcattctgtgtcagaaacctatgttgtgtcaactatttaatcacaatcaaaattcagagctgtatcaagcttcaGGTTaatttttggttgaggtagtttttgatcaaattgaattccaatcaacttgaaacttagtacaatgttccttatgatatgatctttcttagtttaatgccaaattatagtttttaccccattgaacatagaaaatgatagtgcggggCATCCATGTaatagggacacattcttgtgtgTAAGTGTCTTGGGAATAATGttgtattatatttatatcaaagaAGTTACAGATAGGTTCAAATTTTGTTCAGGTTGAGGTATTATTGTGGCTGTTGATCAAATTTGAgtgagtggtttttttttaaaggttgagCATTTTTTGGTGGCAATTGTAGCTTCAGGATATTGAAAATTACTTGAAAATATTAGTACAATGTATCAACAGAAACtgaaatgttaaaattttaaccaaagtTGACATAAATGATTCTTTGTTTGTGTAGATTTTAGTTTGAGAGTTATATTCCCATCTAGCAATCACAATAATAGAAATCAGGTGTAATCACATAATACGTAAGATTCAGATTATCCGTTCCGTATTTGAGGTTACCGTTAGTCTCGCCCTAGTGATAACGTTTACTGCGAGATTTTGCGTTATTATGGGCATGTTTTGTGTCAAAACACATGTATAAAATGTACGTCATGTAAAATTATTATGATAGTTTTTGAGCGGTAAAGCTTCGAAAAGAAGCATGGTGAATTTTCACTGCATAGCGGAGGGTTGCTCCAACGATTCACGAAAGAAACATAATGCTGTAAAGTATCCTGATATGATTTTAAATGGATGTATCGTCGACTTTCATGTACTTCCTTCAGTCATAAagaatcctaaactaaggaagCTCTGGTTGTCTCAGATAAGAAGGGAAGGGTTTAATCCCGACCCAAATTGTCACTGGCATGCACTTTGCTCCCGTCATTTTATTGAAGGAAGACCTACGAAGGAAAATGCAGTCCCAACCCTATTTGCCTACAACAACTACAAAACTGGAACACCAAGAGACACCAAGAACAGTACCTTACGTCCCATTGAACAATTGATATTGACAACACAGTAAGTAACAAATAGTTGAAATTAGTGTCCTCTTCCTTTTTCAttcttcaatatatttttgtcttGTTTGCCTATTATGATGAAACAGTAAAAGAAAATTGTgtgtgttggggggggggggggggtagaaaaCAGATGTTTGTCCCTTTTATCTGTTTATAAGAGGCGGAAATTACCCCTCTTATGTCTACGAGGCTCCAAGATAATAAGCTTtgacaacttaaaaaaaagttttcatgtTTACGAACagtgttttttaaatattggacTGTATGCACatgaagatatatatttatttttttaatatattttacagaCCAGCAAACATTGTTACAGTTTCACAACTGCCAAAAGTACCAAGACAAAAGAAATACATACCAGATATTCCAGGTAATTTTAagtacaactaataaaaaatgatGTCATGACTAAATAGTCAGTGTGCCACCATGGTACTGTTAAATCAGAGggagctacatgtacatgtaactgaaCCAAGGAACATAGGGGTCAGTCTATTGTATGACTGCATGTTCTGataggcatatatatatatatttatagttaaaATGCATGGAtggttttcataatttaatttaacaataaCAATTGTGATTAATCAGTCAATGACCACATAAAATCAATTAGTAAACAATGCTTaataacaattataatataattctaattaaaatacaaatataaaagtcatacattaaattttaaacaatttatcttCACAATTTCAAGATAAAATAATTGCCAATattattttatcacaaaataaactaaacttcaaaaacaaaatttaaaaagtattttgcaAAGATAAATATGAGTCTCAGATTAATTTTGTCTGCACACTACATGTACACCATCAACTGGTATACTGGTGGACAGTCTTAAAGGTCCAGTAGAAAAGATATGTGTTCTGAGAGTTATGGCTCTTAAACATATGGTTCTAGTTCCCATTTATAAAATGATTACCTGCATTTTTGTACTTCAACTTTCTAAATTACATGCACATTTCGTACGTTTAATTCTTTTAAATCAAACAGTCTATGATCCTGACTGATGTACATTGTAGTCAAATAATTCTAATTTAAATAGTACATATTTACTTACTTTCAGTAATTTCCTACATTGAAAAGCCAAGTTTGGACCACACTTATTGCACTAGCACTGAAGTTAGTGAAGATGTCTCCATTGAGGAAAAATGTGTAATGTTAATTGAAAATAGCAACACCTTAGAGGTACGACATTAATTGggattttatttgatattgaaaattcCTCCATTGGATATAAGAGTCAAAAGCCatgtaaaagatattttttaatcttATGAACTATAGAAATAATATGTATTTCAATCAAAAATTGATTcgttttaatttattagttggCAGTTCATACATCAAAAATTATATAATGTAAGAAGCAAGGTgcttttatattcaaattaatacaTCAATATTAAATATGATCTATTCAAACAttttactaaatatatatttacttttaaaatttgtaatccaacttgaacatgttgaaatatagtattacatgtaaatgtttttttttagtcattATACCATATAACTGTATTTcattctgaacatgcatgaaatatttgccactgaaagtttagcaaccaaaaatcaatcaatcatacaactgtattgttttattgttacCAACTTGActtaagtaaacaaaaaatacaaaaacaatatcataaattgtttgcattgatttatgtatttataattattactttttttcacagcaaaaatgtcaaagataTGAGACAGATAATAACCAGCTACGGAAGCAAGTTAAATTGCTACAAGTTGAACTACATGCTACCAAAgaggaaaataaagttttaaatgagAAGTTTAATAATACAGATGAACTGCTAAAGGACAAACTCGTTGAAAAGTTGACTAAATCCAATAGTAATGTTAAATGTTTTCTTGGACTGCCAAGTATTTCAatgctttttggaatttttaaattattagaaGGACATGCTTCAAAAATGAAATACTGGATGGGTCCCGACTCAAGTGACGGTAAAAGATGGCaagtaaataataagaaaaaacctGGTGCTTCAAGGAAGTTGACTTTTTTTGAAGAATTTGTTATAACTCTTTTGAGGTTGAGGCTAGGACTAAACACATAtgtgttgtctcttttgtttggTGTTTCACAGTCAACAATTAGCAGGGTTTTCACGACTTGGATATCTTTAATGGCACAATGTTTAGGACCACTTATTAAATGGCCATCTAaggaaaagattaaaaaacataTGCCTCTATCATTTCGTAGAAAATATCCTAACACTCGTGTAATCATCGATGCTACTGAATTTTATGTGCAGAGACCAAGAAACCCAACAGCACAGTCAAAAACGTGGTCAAATTACAAGTCAAAGAACACTTTTAAAACGCTTGTAGGTATAACACCAAATGGAGCTTTTTCGTTTATATCTGACTTATGGACTGGTAACATTTCTGATAGGAGCATTACTGAAAGAAGTGGATTCATTGATCTGATTGAAAAGGGGGATCATGTAATGGCTGACAGAGGTTTTTTAATCAAAGACTTATTATTATCAAAAGGTGCCACCTTAAATATGCCACCATTTACCAGACCATGTAAACATGGAAAAGGACGATGTCTTACGGCAAAGGAGATTAAGGAATCAAAATCCATAGCCTCTTTGAGAATACATGTAGAAAGATCAATCCAGAGACTGAAATCTTATAAATTCTTAAGTGGTGTTATGCCAATAAATTCACTTTCTGTTGCTAATCAGGCTCTTAAGGTTGCAGGATTTTTTTGTAACCTGATGAAACCAttagttcaaaagttataaaaacttgttttgtttaataaatcatttgaaatttatttgacatatatattaattaaagGAGCAATGATTGGCAATTTTTTATCcagtgtttctttttttcttttatgattCATGTTAATACTAAAAATTATAttccttgattaaaaaaaatcagcagcTTAATAAGAGAATTATTCTGTTCtaaaattttctttcaaaaaccgATAAGTAGTGGAAatatggctttatcatgtattcaaaattacaaaactaACAGATGTACACGTCTATGCACAATAGTAGGTTATCTCCCATTTGAAAGAGTTGtcttttctaaatttagaagaaTAGAGACTATTTACATTATCAGCtgataatgttttaaataatgaaagCGACATATATCATAAGTTGTCTTAACATAAAAGAtgatatttattatgtttaatattgtttattttagttatgtttaatcaaattaaattatataaccaAACTTTATCactgttttatattgtgaattgTAATGAACTTCAAACAAAGTATTCAActggtacatgtatgtgtaattCTGACTCTATACTAGCAGAATTTTTGGTAGAACATATGAACTGTAGAATGATGCAAGTTTTGGAAAAACATTAGACCAAAATTGTTCATCAAATGGTATTCTCTCATGATGTACAcctttaaaagtaaataatacaaaatcACACCATTTTCGTTTAGTAACTGCAAGCTGACATTGAATTTGACAGTAATACGGAGATGTGTCATTTCTCTTCATAAGTGGAGTATCATTTTCTATGTGAAAGTTTGTTTTGTCTAAACAAGCAGCATTGATTGGTGTTTCTTCTGAAAATTTATATGGACATTTTATTTCCAAACAACCTTGTCCACAGCATTTACACTCTAATAACCCATCAGGAGAGCAACCTAAGTAAGGACTGTTGTTGTCAATTACAAACCCAGATAATTTACATTCTAAATTATCATgcaaattttttttgtcatgaagATAAGACTCTCTAGCAACATGTTCAAATTTTTTTCCATGTCTTAAAGCAGGCAAGTCTGAATTAACACTGTTTGTAAGACCTAAAATGAGTTTGACTAGATGGCCATCAGGGTTTCTTCCTGAAAAATGAAGACAACTATATAAAATGGAAGCTGTTATTCTGCCATGTCTCTGATAAAACCACAAATCACTATCACTCTGACTGATAGTCTTTTCGAATATATCAGTGAAATAATTATCAGGGATATTTCTATGTATGTGCTCAATAAAAGATTCAAGTGAATCATCTGACGAATCATCATTATTAAATTGTGTTGCTAGATCTAGTATGTTGACAGGCAAACACTCAAAATCATACTCCGAACCAGAGCTATCTGACAGAACATATGCTGCGCATGCTGGTAAGTTTTCTGATTTTATTAACCGAAGCATTTCTTTTTCTACAGCATGTGGTGTCATGTTATGACAAGAAGGCCTATAATGGTCACTTGTTGGTTTGATTGGTGGTTGTCCTGTAGGCTCACTCCTCAGGTCTAAAGAGGTTATTTTTACTGGAGCTGATGTTCTGACTGGGTTAACCCATTTAGCAGCCTTGTCAGTAACAGAAATAACCGATCTATCGGACAAATCCTGACAAAATCTTTGCATCCCGAACAGGAGTGCTGCCACGTGCTTACATGTTCCATCACcactgtaaaataattatatacacTGAAGTATTCATTTTTTAGAAGTGCTCGAGGgattaaacaatttcaaaaaacAATGTTaccctatatttaaaaaataaaaacaaaaagttgcttgaaaaaaaaaatcttttgtctcTGAAAAATCAACATTGACTATCCCCGCTTGTTTGCATCTCTTTTTTGAAGGTGATAAttctgagagagaaaaaaatggaaattaattttatgtGCCCTTTACAGTAATTTGGAGTGAACTGATAATATGGTATTCCATGTaggttaaaaatcaaaaacagatgacataataaaaatacacattttttttggcAATTCTTGATGAGATTATTCatcttttttaatctttattttatttttctcgctcattactttcatttttgtCTTAAACAGATATGGCTAATCAGAATTCTACAATTACATGTACTTGATAACTGTATTCTTGATATTATTATTCTTTTCTGTTTTCAACATACTTTTTAACCAATCTATTCATTATTTTCTTgcgttattctttatattttaacaccccattattctctattctgtaaaccccatcggCACCCACACCCTCGGACTCGGAT includes:
- the LOC143068341 gene encoding THAP domain-containing protein 1-like yields the protein MVNFHCIAEGCSNDSRKKHNAVKYPDMILNGCIVDFHVLPSVIKNPKLRKLWLSQIRREGFNPDPNCHWHALCSRHFIEGRPTKENAVPTLFAYNNYKTGTPRDTKNSTLRPIEQLILTTQPANIVTVSQLPKVPRQKKYIPDIPAKMSKI
- the LOC143068342 gene encoding uncharacterized protein LOC143068342 — its product is MDSDFKNKNVPEIKQFLKNRGVKTTGYKKSKLVELAEEAELQKIPAFEPDNYIFANKIRRTVDGVELPHPKTVIDWSDDLNTIPIIEAFDVNHYLKNICNWTNERLKGYKNDNSYRLHSNGHIRDVRQSKFHSDIHYVKAACVPEERQSADPYEVWIVFLFDGSIHSAECTCVAGDGTCKHVAALLFGMQRFCQDLSDRSVISVTDKAAKWVNPVRTSAPVKITSLDLRSEPTGQPPIKPTSDHYRPSCHNMTPHAVEKEMLRLIKSENLPACAAYVLSDSSGSEYDFECLPVNILDLATQFNNDDSSDDSLESFIEHIHRNIPDNYFTDIFEKTISQSDSDLWFYQRHGRITASILYSCLHFSGRNPDGHLVKLILGLTNSVNSDLPALRHGKKFEHVARESYLHDKKNLHDNLECKLSGFVIDNNSPYLGCSPDGLLECKCCGQGCLEIKCPYKFSEETPINAACLDKTNFHIENDTPLMKRNDTSPYYCQIQCQLAVTKRKWCDFVLFTFKGVHHERIPFDEQFWSNVFPKLASFYSSYVLPKILLV